Proteins encoded together in one Caldicellulosiruptor saccharolyticus DSM 8903 window:
- the mntA gene encoding type VII toxin-antitoxin system MntA family adenylyltransferase antitoxin — MEQERVIDLAREFVEKISKECPIKFAYLFGSFATGTFNNMSDVDIAVMFEEEIPAIDEAILRGLLMEEGKALFKRDVDIVSLKNANIFLKYSIIKDGIILKDHEERSLFEASVLREYLDFSYYSEIYNQKILESIKNKEFFKKDQKDI, encoded by the coding sequence ATGGAACAAGAAAGAGTTATAGACCTAGCAAGGGAGTTTGTTGAGAAGATAAGCAAAGAATGTCCAATAAAGTTTGCATATTTGTTTGGTTCATTTGCAACAGGGACATTTAACAATATGAGCGATGTTGACATCGCAGTTATGTTTGAAGAAGAAATCCCTGCGATTGATGAAGCAATCTTGAGAGGTCTTTTGATGGAAGAGGGAAAAGCTCTATTTAAAAGAGATGTTGATATTGTCAGCCTGAAAAATGCTAATATTTTTCTTAAGTACAGCATAATTAAGGATGGGATAATTCTAAAAGACCATGAAGAAAGAAGCTTATTCGAAGCAAGTGTGCTCAGAGAATACCTTGATTTTAGCTATTATTCTGAAATATACAATCAAAAGATTCTTGAAAGTATAAAAAATAAAGAATTTTTTAAAAAAGACCAGAAGGATATTTAG
- a CDS encoding sensor histidine kinase: MKKISSSLQFKIMVCAIFLIILSSFPIGIASYIKSVKIVESKFAFSHLHTVKQIASSLELITNDIKEASLYFIQSGDLRQLLKSNLETDQQELEKARVHVNDFLTYLVGEKPYIHSIYIIGKNNTIFDTYGIKDQTLNLSNINVQSFEWYPNVITSRAGILTYVISLVRPIRDINNFKNLIGYLEINIDEKSLFEEVIRLSSNFSENFVICNQNYFILSSTDKTLIGKNLAKMISTKPMENFEQGFFYTKLSGKTFLVTYSTIKPLGWKVVSFVEKEGLVAENRAIQSYLFITILLALFAASIFLVFFQNRILYPLKQLRILIDNISNQNFDVYMQPKGNDEVSKLIQAFNSMSAKLNELMNQVYIATIKQKEAELKALQERINPHFLYNTLDTIYWTARLEGAKKACILVEALSKLFRSILANKSNIITVKEEIEHLDSYILIQKVRYQDLIEFSLNVQSQALCFKTVKLVLQPIVENAIYHGIEKSGKKGKISIEVFTKDEKLYFIVSDTGAGAPKEVFESALKNDSPNGKIGLKNVNDRIKLAFGNEYGIKIESTPGLGTKVTVIQPALKEGDLK; the protein is encoded by the coding sequence GTGAAAAAAATATCAAGTAGTCTCCAGTTTAAAATTATGGTATGTGCAATCTTTTTGATTATTCTTTCAAGCTTCCCGATTGGAATAGCTTCATATATAAAATCTGTCAAAATAGTGGAAAGCAAATTCGCATTTTCGCATCTTCATACTGTAAAACAGATTGCAAGCTCTCTTGAGCTTATTACAAACGATATAAAGGAAGCGTCGCTCTACTTTATTCAGAGCGGTGATTTGAGACAGCTTTTGAAATCTAACCTTGAAACCGACCAACAGGAGCTTGAAAAGGCAAGGGTACATGTAAACGACTTTTTAACATATCTTGTAGGTGAAAAACCATATATTCATTCCATCTACATAATTGGGAAAAATAATACCATATTTGACACATATGGAATCAAAGATCAGACTTTAAATCTTTCAAATATCAACGTCCAGAGCTTTGAATGGTATCCAAATGTCATAACAAGCAGGGCAGGAATATTAACGTATGTGATTTCCCTTGTTCGTCCTATAAGAGACATCAACAACTTCAAAAACCTGATTGGGTATTTAGAGATAAATATTGATGAAAAAAGCTTGTTTGAGGAGGTAATACGCTTAAGCTCAAATTTTTCTGAAAACTTTGTTATCTGTAACCAAAACTATTTTATCCTCAGCTCAACAGATAAGACTTTAATCGGAAAGAATCTTGCTAAGATGATTTCTACAAAACCCATGGAAAATTTTGAGCAGGGCTTTTTTTACACAAAACTATCTGGCAAGACCTTCCTTGTCACATACTCTACCATAAAACCACTTGGATGGAAGGTTGTGAGTTTTGTAGAAAAGGAAGGTCTTGTTGCTGAAAATAGAGCTATACAAAGTTATCTTTTTATTACTATCCTTCTTGCTCTTTTTGCAGCATCTATTTTTCTTGTTTTCTTCCAAAATCGTATCCTCTATCCTCTCAAACAGCTAAGAATCCTCATTGACAATATTTCAAACCAGAACTTTGATGTGTACATGCAGCCAAAAGGAAATGATGAGGTGTCAAAGCTAATTCAAGCATTCAACAGTATGTCTGCAAAACTCAATGAGCTTATGAACCAGGTTTACATTGCAACAATAAAGCAAAAAGAGGCAGAGCTAAAAGCCCTGCAAGAAAGAATCAACCCCCACTTTCTTTACAATACACTTGATACAATATACTGGACAGCCCGCCTTGAAGGTGCAAAAAAAGCATGTATCCTTGTTGAAGCACTCTCAAAGCTTTTCAGGTCCATTTTGGCAAACAAAAGTAACATCATAACTGTGAAAGAAGAGATAGAACATCTTGATAGTTACATCCTAATACAAAAGGTCAGGTACCAGGACTTGATAGAATTTTCGTTAAATGTTCAAAGCCAGGCTCTGTGCTTCAAAACAGTAAAGCTTGTTCTGCAGCCAATTGTGGAAAATGCAATCTATCATGGCATAGAAAAAAGCGGAAAGAAGGGAAAAATAAGCATCGAAGTGTTTACAAAAGATGAAAAGCTATATTTCATCGTGTCTGACACAGGAGCTGGTGCACCAAAAGAGGTATTTGAAAGTGCTCTGAAGAACGACAGTCCAAATGGCAAAATAGGGCTTAAAAATGTCAATGACAGAATAAAACTTGCGTTTGGGAATGAATATGGCATAAAAATTGAAAGCACACCAGGGCTTGGAACAAAGGTGACGGTTATACAACCAGCTTTAAAAGAAGGTGATTTGAAATGA
- a CDS encoding SpoIIE family protein phosphatase — protein sequence MDKIEVLEFKRQSLKKDQPEGSKTLFFFNAEEYFLLILAFLLGRCDLFSTSFFSTSYLSSFKKKDYTYYLASLFSIFGIVSALNRSSVLKYVVSILIITAVNHFFEFNVYIRAIIAAGSVFVGGVLSISIFRGMPVEVLYLLLESLFCYCFVLLFERFFDTIGSKKQFSSEQAAITIGVLALSFLGLSSTFDSVVDVKKILFFILLFIISFGHGMIMSTTMGFVVGLLDSIKEGSSIEMSCIFAFAALLAGVMKGFGKIGIVLGGFCGYVISVFYISSNPTVKLREILIASALFCIFPLEKILINDNNEGEEIQKMIKEKIFGIASVLENFGDTSYQKVIPIISKDEAKNIIEQTCHKLCSGCQNLQTCWQYCYTQTNHNLNEMKNIILKKGKLDENDIKVFKFTCFKSKEFVVVVNGFLESLKYSKLVRNEGVQKESTFKNQIELIKDIVVDAAKMVEKDLKQDRGTAKEIELELCRFGYEVEKVDFTLADDYFQVEIELKEGFKPPRKKEIEEIVKEIVKCDIEIISEVPKQAGGYTISIIKKPNVIIDYAIFSKSKENVNGDRVCFLQLKDGKFLACISDGMGTGKAAADNSFIVIDALKKFTSLGFDRKIALKFINSLLAIKNTEGFASVDIVCIDRFNLSCEFLKAGATPTYLKRANRVFEISSNSLPVGIETETQFEYINHKLEKGDMIFMCSDGLLELLGEDGQKELLGYLSSHEFLSTQSATKQIFEWAISNSYGIKDDVTIIVLKVGGASEKKGDEKAS from the coding sequence TTGGACAAGATAGAGGTTTTGGAGTTTAAAAGACAGAGCTTAAAGAAAGACCAGCCAGAAGGTTCAAAAACACTATTTTTTTTCAATGCCGAAGAGTATTTTCTTTTGATTTTGGCCTTTCTACTTGGAAGATGTGACCTTTTTTCAACAAGTTTTTTTTCAACCTCTTATCTCAGTAGCTTCAAGAAAAAAGACTACACCTATTATTTAGCCTCATTATTTTCCATCTTTGGGATAGTCTCGGCGTTAAACAGGTCCTCTGTACTAAAATATGTAGTTTCAATTCTGATAATTACTGCTGTAAATCATTTTTTTGAATTTAATGTCTACATAAGGGCCATTATTGCAGCAGGGAGTGTATTTGTTGGTGGAGTACTTTCAATTAGTATATTCAGAGGAATGCCAGTAGAAGTTTTATACCTTCTTTTAGAATCACTTTTTTGCTACTGCTTTGTACTTTTGTTTGAAAGGTTTTTTGATACTATTGGTTCAAAAAAACAGTTTTCAAGCGAGCAGGCGGCTATTACCATAGGAGTTCTGGCTCTGAGCTTTTTAGGGCTTAGCAGTACATTTGACTCTGTTGTGGATGTAAAGAAAATTTTATTTTTCATTCTGCTTTTTATAATCTCTTTTGGCCATGGCATGATAATGTCAACTACAATGGGGTTTGTGGTTGGTCTTCTTGACAGCATTAAAGAGGGAAGCAGCATAGAGATGTCATGTATCTTTGCGTTTGCAGCCCTTCTTGCCGGGGTTATGAAAGGTTTTGGCAAGATAGGAATAGTCTTAGGCGGTTTTTGTGGATATGTAATATCAGTATTTTACATATCCTCAAACCCAACTGTTAAGTTAAGAGAAATTTTGATTGCCTCAGCTCTGTTTTGCATATTTCCGCTTGAAAAGATTCTAATTAATGACAATAATGAAGGGGAGGAGATTCAAAAGATGATTAAGGAAAAAATTTTTGGTATTGCCTCTGTACTTGAAAACTTTGGAGACACCTCTTATCAAAAGGTGATACCTATAATAAGCAAAGATGAAGCAAAGAACATTATTGAACAAACATGTCACAAACTTTGCAGTGGCTGCCAAAATCTTCAAACGTGCTGGCAGTACTGTTATACTCAAACCAATCATAACTTAAATGAGATGAAAAATATAATATTGAAGAAGGGAAAGCTTGATGAAAACGACATCAAAGTTTTTAAATTTACATGTTTTAAATCAAAAGAGTTTGTGGTTGTTGTAAATGGATTTTTGGAGTCTTTAAAGTACTCAAAACTTGTGAGAAACGAGGGTGTTCAAAAAGAGAGCACGTTTAAAAACCAGATAGAACTTATAAAAGACATTGTGGTTGATGCTGCAAAGATGGTGGAAAAGGACCTAAAACAGGACAGGGGAACTGCTAAAGAGATAGAACTTGAACTTTGCAGGTTTGGATATGAAGTCGAAAAGGTAGATTTTACGTTAGCTGATGATTATTTTCAAGTTGAGATTGAGCTTAAAGAAGGGTTCAAACCGCCGCGAAAGAAAGAAATAGAAGAAATTGTAAAGGAGATTGTTAAATGCGATATTGAAATAATCTCAGAGGTGCCAAAGCAAGCTGGCGGTTATACTATATCTATCATAAAAAAACCAAATGTGATAATTGACTATGCCATCTTTTCAAAAAGCAAAGAGAATGTAAATGGTGATAGAGTGTGCTTTTTGCAGCTAAAAGACGGCAAGTTTTTGGCTTGTATCTCAGATGGTATGGGGACAGGCAAGGCTGCCGCAGATAACAGTTTTATTGTAATAGACGCACTCAAAAAGTTCACAAGCTTAGGGTTTGACAGGAAAATTGCATTAAAGTTTATAAACTCATTGCTTGCAATCAAAAACACTGAAGGGTTCGCATCTGTTGATATTGTCTGCATAGACAGGTTCAATCTTTCCTGTGAGTTTTTAAAAGCAGGTGCAACGCCAACGTATCTCAAACGCGCAAACAGGGTTTTTGAAATTTCTTCAAACTCATTGCCTGTTGGGATTGAAACAGAGACTCAGTTTGAATATATAAATCACAAACTTGAAAAGGGTGACATGATATTTATGTGTTCAGATGGGCTTTTAGAGCTTTTAGGAGAGGATGGTCAAAAAGAACTTCTTGGCTATCTTTCTTCACATGAGTTTTTGTCAACCCAGAGCGCAACTAAACAAATCTTTGAATGGGCAATTTCAAATTCCTATGGTATCAAAGACGATGTGACAATAATTGTTTTAAAAGTTGGGGGTGCAAGTGAAAAGAAAGGTGATGAAAAGGCAAGTTAA
- a CDS encoding response regulator transcription factor yields the protein MIKMVVADDERVIRKGIISSIDWTSYGIEIVGKASNGQEAAQLCFSKQPDIVLLDIRMPILDGLEAAKIIKQSLPNIKIVFLTGYDDVEYLKTALKLRASDYLLKPVSADELVKTVVGLKESIIEEQKKSLETMLYKNIVEENIYVLRSSFLKTLFANPEIVLDPVKERLLKISLEGPYFQVILAVVEDIFMLMESSVNKNKEFVLNLLANLIEEDIQEKYRGFVFYGSFGDNTLILIVNLSEPKEVDEKLLNQIKSNAKKYLNVKISFSKGIVVSSKKQLNLSLKSASDSKFLPSQLTEDEVELLNAFMALDKEKIALLVNKIFEELEDQGDKNSIENVYKKLFDLILTKAKEICPVLKDEFAKSMAFSLNMQESNNIEKSLIEFVHYCIDKIQNVKESRHKKIIKDAITYIERNYANQIFLSDIAEVCGVSPNYFCKIFKEETGKSFVDFLNELRINKAKELLLSTNLKSYEVAEKVGFNDYKYFSMIFKKYTGTSPSKFKEERQK from the coding sequence ATGATTAAAATGGTTGTTGCTGATGATGAAAGGGTAATCCGAAAAGGAATAATATCTTCAATTGACTGGACATCATACGGAATTGAAATAGTAGGAAAAGCATCAAATGGTCAGGAGGCAGCACAGCTTTGCTTTTCAAAACAGCCAGACATTGTCCTTTTGGACATTAGAATGCCCATTTTGGACGGACTTGAGGCTGCAAAGATTATAAAGCAGAGCCTGCCGAACATAAAGATTGTGTTTCTTACAGGCTATGACGATGTAGAATACTTAAAGACTGCCCTCAAACTTCGTGCATCTGATTATCTTCTAAAGCCTGTGAGCGCAGATGAGCTGGTCAAGACAGTTGTTGGGTTAAAGGAATCTATAATTGAAGAGCAGAAAAAGTCTTTAGAGACTATGCTTTATAAGAATATTGTGGAAGAGAACATATATGTTTTGAGGTCTTCGTTTTTAAAAACTCTGTTTGCAAATCCTGAAATAGTACTTGACCCTGTAAAAGAAAGGCTTTTGAAAATCTCCTTAGAAGGTCCTTACTTTCAGGTGATTTTGGCTGTTGTTGAAGATATTTTTATGTTAATGGAATCTTCTGTGAACAAGAACAAAGAGTTTGTGCTAAATCTACTTGCAAACCTAATCGAAGAAGATATCCAGGAAAAGTATCGTGGATTTGTATTTTACGGTAGCTTTGGTGACAATACCTTGATTTTGATAGTAAACTTGAGTGAGCCAAAAGAAGTAGATGAAAAGCTTTTAAATCAAATAAAATCTAATGCAAAGAAGTATCTTAATGTTAAGATTTCATTTTCAAAAGGAATTGTTGTATCAAGCAAAAAACAGCTGAATTTATCTTTAAAAAGTGCTTCTGATAGTAAGTTTTTGCCATCTCAGCTGACTGAAGACGAAGTCGAACTTTTAAATGCTTTTATGGCTCTTGATAAGGAAAAGATAGCTTTGCTGGTGAATAAGATTTTTGAAGAACTGGAAGATCAAGGTGATAAAAATTCTATAGAAAATGTTTATAAGAAGCTTTTTGACCTTATTTTGACAAAGGCAAAAGAAATTTGCCCTGTTTTAAAAGATGAGTTTGCCAAAAGTATGGCTTTTTCACTTAATATGCAAGAAAGTAACAATATAGAAAAGAGCCTAATAGAGTTTGTCCATTATTGTATTGACAAAATTCAGAATGTAAAAGAAAGCAGGCACAAAAAAATCATAAAAGATGCCATAACCTACATTGAGAGAAACTATGCAAACCAAATTTTTCTTTCTGACATTGCAGAAGTTTGCGGAGTGTCTCCAAATTATTTCTGTAAAATATTCAAAGAAGAAACTGGAAAAAGTTTTGTAGACTTTTTGAATGAACTCAGGATAAACAAAGCAAAAGAGCTTCTGCTTTCTACAAATCTAAAATCTTATGAGGTTGCCGAAAAGGTTGGATTTAACGACTATAAATATTTTTCGATGATATTCAAAAAATACACAGGTACGTCTCCAAGTAAGTTCAAAGAGGAAAGACAAAAATAA
- the spoIID gene encoding stage II sporulation protein D — MKRKVMKRQVKKVFVVDRFLMVATVVVLLFANILSNWTNYGKQNVGKTQIPVPATKNRGSKVVSSNFEDKKSDSSKNQIYVNVLRKSTKKVERMSLEEYVIGAVAAEMPAEFATEALKAQAIACRTYAARKISKKILHEGYEKQKVYLCDDYSHCQAYIDINQMKQRWGKNFDKYYKKIYLAVMATKGEVLAYNGEIIDSLFHAASGGRTEDAKEVFGQSVPYLQSVVSRGEEACPKFSGEFYFPYDEFVKRIKNFYPNLKLNTRKISSQVKVLQRTNTQRVKTIKVGNVTMNGNEFRSIFGLYSTEFWIYPQQRGIEIKTKGYGHGLGMSQWGANYLARQGKNYKEILFYYYKNVKICRVKLKV, encoded by the coding sequence GTGAAAAGAAAGGTGATGAAAAGGCAAGTTAAGAAAGTTTTTGTTGTAGACAGGTTTCTCATGGTGGCTACTGTGGTAGTTTTACTCTTTGCAAACATTCTATCAAACTGGACAAACTATGGAAAACAAAATGTTGGAAAAACTCAGATTCCAGTTCCAGCTACAAAAAATAGGGGCAGCAAGGTTGTGTCAAGTAATTTTGAAGACAAAAAAAGTGACAGTTCAAAGAACCAGATTTATGTAAATGTACTCAGAAAAAGCACAAAAAAAGTTGAGAGAATGTCTTTAGAAGAGTATGTTATTGGTGCTGTTGCAGCTGAGATGCCGGCAGAGTTCGCAACCGAGGCACTGAAAGCGCAGGCAATTGCTTGCCGCACATATGCAGCACGAAAGATTTCAAAAAAGATTCTGCATGAAGGATATGAAAAGCAAAAGGTGTATCTTTGCGATGACTATTCTCACTGCCAGGCATATATCGATATAAACCAGATGAAACAAAGGTGGGGCAAGAACTTTGACAAGTACTACAAAAAAATATATTTGGCTGTGATGGCAACAAAAGGCGAGGTTTTGGCATACAACGGGGAGATTATAGACAGTCTTTTTCACGCAGCCTCAGGTGGCAGAACAGAAGATGCCAAAGAGGTGTTTGGGCAGAGCGTTCCGTACCTGCAAAGCGTTGTTAGCCGTGGTGAAGAGGCATGTCCAAAATTCAGTGGCGAGTTTTATTTTCCTTATGATGAGTTTGTAAAAAGGATCAAGAATTTTTATCCAAACTTAAAGTTAAACACAAGAAAGATTTCTTCCCAGGTTAAGGTTTTACAAAGAACAAACACCCAAAGGGTAAAGACAATAAAAGTAGGGAATGTCACCATGAACGGAAATGAGTTTAGGTCAATCTTTGGGCTTTATTCAACAGAGTTCTGGATATACCCTCAGCAAAGGGGTATTGAAATAAAAACAAAAGGATATGGGCATGGTTTGGGTATGAGCCAGTGGGGTGCTAACTACCTTGCAAGGCAGGGGAAAAATTATAAAGAAATTCTCTTTTATTACTATAAAAATGTGAAGATTTGTAGGGTAAAATTAAAAGTATAA
- a CDS encoding DUF4097 family beta strand repeat-containing protein gives MKPRIFLVFVLILTLLSGCKRSEPNVKEYSKEGRWEIFNFKGKAFFLDCDNSNVIIRGKKELKSATVRYVKKIFWNVDDKTSSSKLLTKSEIEKTFDDMEIKIENTLDRLYIKARAYSGEAILANTLSNPKKEFEFEVFLPEKCKVLVQNSNGNVSISDIQDGSIYIVNGKGNITITDAKASIEVKNGEGNIRLDYVNGDFSINNGNGNINLKVEKAGVFKVIGTKGNINAKIDELDGFGLSSFVSLGEGNVTFLVGKNIRARIKVNANGKVQSNFNMIKTGKHYYIDLDSGKNLIEIVNLNGTVKIAKNY, from the coding sequence ATGAAACCCAGGATTTTCCTGGTATTTGTCTTGATTTTGACACTTCTGAGTGGCTGCAAACGCTCTGAGCCTAATGTCAAAGAGTATTCAAAAGAAGGAAGGTGGGAGATTTTCAATTTCAAAGGCAAGGCATTTTTTCTTGACTGTGACAATTCAAACGTAATTATAAGAGGGAAAAAAGAGTTAAAAAGCGCCACAGTTCGATATGTCAAAAAGATATTTTGGAATGTTGATGATAAAACTTCTTCATCTAAATTGCTTACAAAGTCAGAAATTGAAAAGACCTTTGATGACATGGAAATAAAGATTGAGAATACGCTTGACAGACTATATATAAAAGCAAGAGCTTACAGTGGTGAAGCCATTTTAGCAAATACACTCTCAAATCCTAAGAAAGAGTTTGAGTTTGAGGTTTTCCTTCCTGAAAAGTGCAAGGTGCTTGTCCAAAACAGCAACGGTAATGTTAGCATCTCAGATATACAAGATGGTTCAATATACATAGTAAACGGCAAAGGCAATATCACAATTACAGATGCAAAGGCCTCAATAGAAGTAAAAAACGGCGAAGGAAATATAAGACTTGACTATGTAAATGGTGATTTTTCAATAAACAACGGAAATGGGAATATAAATCTTAAGGTTGAGAAGGCGGGCGTTTTTAAGGTGATAGGCACAAAAGGAAACATAAATGCCAAGATTGATGAGCTTGATGGCTTTGGTCTTTCGTCGTTTGTCAGCTTGGGTGAGGGAAATGTAACCTTCCTTGTTGGTAAAAATATAAGAGCTCGCATTAAAGTCAATGCAAATGGTAAGGTCCAATCCAATTTTAATATGATAAAAACAGGTAAGCATTACTATATAGACCTTGATTCTGGCAAAAATTTGATTGAAATTGTCAACCTTAATGGAACTGTTAAAATTGCAAAGAACTATTGA
- a CDS encoding NAD+ synthase: MKVLLCQINPIVGDIEGNTKKIIRIIKSHRDAKILIFPELAICGYPPKDLLFQKDFIEAAYKAIEEIAKEVEDSFVVVGSPTKSHHVSKLFNSAIILHQGKIEKIIHKTLLPSYDVFDENRYFIPSPAREVVTIEGINFGISICEDIWNINNDENAMYDINVLDELSQKGAKVFINLSASPYHYTKLETQRLKVLKEAATKYGTAVIYVNQVGGNDELIFDGNSVVVSSDGRLVAKAKEFEEDILEIKLEKIDKMPEVEIHEDISWIKKALVLGIRDYFEKTGITKKAVVGLSGGIDSSVVCCLAVEALGPENVLGVAMPSRYSSEHSIKDAKSLAENLGIEFRIYPIEDVFKAYLRMFNTSEMPLQDLAEENIQARIRGNILMFISNRENRLVLTTGNKSELAVGYCTLYGDMAGGLAVISDLPKMLVYELARYINREREIIPHNVLVKPPSAELRPNQKDTDSLPPYEILDPILVAYIEELKSVDEIVQMGYPKDLVLKIIKMVERAEYKRKQAAPGLKVTSKAFGFGRRMPIVQRWV; this comes from the coding sequence GTGAAGGTTTTGCTTTGCCAGATAAATCCCATTGTTGGGGATATTGAAGGCAATACAAAAAAGATAATAAGAATTATAAAATCGCACAGAGACGCAAAAATTCTTATATTTCCGGAACTTGCAATCTGCGGATATCCTCCAAAAGACCTCTTGTTTCAAAAAGACTTTATAGAGGCTGCTTATAAGGCAATAGAAGAAATTGCAAAAGAAGTGGAAGACAGTTTTGTTGTTGTCGGTAGCCCAACAAAGAGTCATCATGTTTCAAAGCTTTTTAATAGCGCTATTATTCTTCATCAGGGCAAAATAGAGAAGATTATACACAAAACTCTTTTACCCTCTTATGATGTATTTGACGAAAACAGGTACTTTATCCCAAGCCCTGCAAGAGAGGTTGTGACTATTGAAGGGATAAACTTTGGTATAAGCATATGCGAGGATATATGGAATATAAACAACGATGAAAATGCAATGTATGACATAAATGTACTTGATGAGCTTTCTCAAAAGGGTGCAAAGGTGTTTATAAACCTTTCGGCATCACCCTATCACTACACAAAACTTGAAACTCAGAGGCTAAAAGTTTTGAAAGAGGCTGCAACAAAGTATGGCACTGCAGTTATATATGTGAATCAGGTTGGCGGAAACGATGAGCTGATATTTGATGGAAACAGTGTGGTGGTCAGCTCAGACGGCAGGCTGGTAGCAAAAGCAAAAGAGTTTGAAGAGGACATATTGGAAATTAAGCTTGAAAAGATTGACAAGATGCCTGAAGTTGAAATACATGAAGACATCTCGTGGATTAAAAAAGCGCTCGTGCTTGGTATAAGAGATTACTTTGAAAAGACAGGAATAACCAAAAAGGCAGTAGTAGGTCTTTCTGGAGGAATTGACTCGTCAGTTGTTTGCTGTTTGGCAGTTGAAGCGCTTGGGCCTGAAAATGTGCTTGGTGTTGCCATGCCATCGCGATATTCTTCAGAGCACAGTATAAAAGACGCAAAAAGCTTAGCTGAAAACCTTGGAATTGAGTTTAGAATATATCCAATTGAAGATGTTTTCAAAGCATACTTGAGGATGTTCAACACAAGTGAAATGCCCTTGCAAGACCTTGCAGAAGAGAACATACAAGCGCGAATTCGCGGAAATATCCTCATGTTTATATCAAATAGGGAAAACAGGTTAGTACTCACAACTGGTAACAAGTCTGAGCTTGCAGTTGGATACTGCACACTCTACGGTGATATGGCAGGCGGGCTTGCAGTTATATCAGATTTGCCAAAAATGCTTGTGTATGAGCTTGCAAGGTATATAAACAGGGAAAGAGAAATAATACCTCACAACGTTTTAGTAAAACCACCGTCTGCAGAACTTCGACCGAACCAGAAAGACACAGACAGTCTTCCACCTTATGAAATCTTAGACCCTATCTTGGTTGCATATATTGAGGAGTTAAAGAGTGTGGATGAAATAGTCCAGATGGGCTACCCAAAGGACCTTGTTTTAAAGATTATTAAGATGGTGGAAAGAGCAGAGTATAAGCGAAAACAGGCAGCACCGGGCTTGAAAGTGACATCAAAAGCATTTGGTTTTGGCAGGCGCATGCCAATTGTTCAAAGGTGGGTGTAA